The proteins below come from a single Xyrauchen texanus isolate HMW12.3.18 chromosome 3, RBS_HiC_50CHRs, whole genome shotgun sequence genomic window:
- the slc4a5a gene encoding electrogenic sodium bicarbonate cotransporter 4 isoform X2, which produces MDHDRGMDNSRYRYEDEEDHQSVYIGVPAPRGYRRRRRRSSTSSRDADVERGLRHDHHRHGRYDCDDRDRYDLEAGSLDQPDHSLPPAINRTMSPAAERLRYILGDEEETMPTPTLFTEMDTLQYEGDELEWKESARWVKFEEKVEEGGERWSKPHVSTLSLHSLFELRTCLQTGTVLLDLEGYSLPQIVDEIIEHQIEEGSIGPELRDKISFVLLRKHRHQTKKPIHRSFADLGKSGTGGTRSPARTPATSAANLYRSTEDLHTKQAANYGRLRHAQSRSMNDIADTPSTDQLKNKFMKKIPRDAEASNVLVGEVDFLEKPFVAFIRLAQATTLGGLTEVPVPTRFLFVLLGPPGKAKSYNEIGRAIATLMVDDLFSDVAYKARDREDLIAGIDEFLDEVIVLPPGEWDPKIRIEPPKKIPSADKRKSVFSLNELGQMNGTAGGGGNVSEDEEMPVPHELGEELAYTGRFCGGLFLDIKRKLSWYPSDFYEGFHIQSISAVLFIYLGCITNAITFGGLLGDATDNYQGVMESFLGTALAGTVFCMFGGQPLIILSSTGPILIFEKLLYEFSKNNAIDYMELRLWIGMHSCLQCILLVATDASYIIKYMTRFTEEGFSSLISFIFISDAIKKMVGSFKYYPINTDFKPDYVTAYKCECVAPDLIPVPDNTSALFGLNVTALDWTQLSKKECVKYGGTLVGKSCKFVPDLALMSFILFFGTYTMTVTLKKFKFSRYFPTKLRKLISDFSIFMSIMTFVGLDMLIGLKTPKLIVPTEFKPTRPERGWFVMPFGKNPWWVYVASSVPALLVTILIFMDQQISAVIVNRKENKLKKGCGYHLDLLWVGILMAVCSFMGLPWYVAATVISIAHIDSLKMESESSAPGEQPQFLGVREQRLTGILVFVLTGVSIFLAPVLQFIPMPVLYGVFLYMGVASLSGIQFWDRIKLIMMPAKHQPDFAYLRHVPLRRVHLFTLVQIVCLAVLWILKSTFLAIIFPIMILGLMVVRKMLDMVFSQHDLAWLDDILPEKEKKKKDDEKKNNKKEKKKGKGIEDSEEDEKFHPYSNCLPSDSDLDHSITLHLKISCPPSPAMPMVRGMSCPVPQVKIEMESDYDDTDINPRSRHREHREHREHREHREHREHRDHRDISSETIL; this is translated from the exons TACATTTTAGGGGATGAGGAGGAGACCATGCCCACACCAACTCTGTTCACTGAAATGGACACACTGCAATACGAGGGAGATGAGCTGGAGTGGAAAGAATCAGCTAG GTGGGTGAAATTTGAAGAAAAGGTCGAGGAGGGTGGGGAGAGATGGAGCAAACCCCATGTTTCTACACTCTCCCTTCACAGCCTGTTTGAACTGCGGACATGCCTACAAACAGGCACCGTGCTGCTAGACCTGGAGGGTTACTCACTCCCACAGATAGTCG ATGAAATCATAGAGCATCAGATAGAGGAAGGGTCAATTGGTCCTGAACTGAGAGATAAAATCAGCTTTGTCTTGCTGAGAAAACACAGACACCAGACAAAGAAGCCCATCCATCGCTCCTTTGCCGATCTGGGCAAGTCTGGGACGGGAGGAA CTCGGAGCCCAGCCCGAACTCCTGCCACAAGTGCAGCAAATTTGTACCGCTCTACAGAAGATCTGCATACCAAACAAGCAGCCAACTATGGACGACTAC GCCATGCTCAAAGCAGAAGTATGAATGACATTGCAGATACACCAAGCACAGACCAG ctgaagaataaATTTATGAAGAAAATCCCCAGAGATGCAGAGGCATCAAATGTTCTGGTGGGAGAAGTGGATTTCTTAGAGAAACCCTTTGTTGCCTTTATTCGACTGGCTCAGGCCACCACTCTTGGGGGACTGACTGAAGTCCCAGTGCCCACCAG ATTCTTGTTTGTGCTACTTGGACCTCCTGGTAAAGCCAAATCTTACAATGAGATTGGCCGTGCAATTGCTACACTCATGGTGGACGAT CTCTTCAGTGATGTAGCATATAAAGCCAGGGACCGAGAGGATCTGATCGCTGGCATTGATGAGTTCCTGGACGAGGTTATCGTGCTTCCGCCTGGAGAATGGGACCCCAAAATTCGCATAGAACCTCCCAAAAAAATTCCATCAGCTGACAAAAG GAAGTCTGTGTTTTCCCTCAACGAGTTGGGTCAGATGAATGGGACAGCAGGTGGAGGGGGAAACGTTAGTGAGGATGAGGAGATGCCTGTGCCACATGAGCTTGGTGAAGAGCTGGCGTATACCGGGAG GTTCTGTGGTGGACTTTTCCTTGACATCAAGAGAAAGCTCTCCTGGTACCCCAGTGACTTCTATGAGGGCTTCCACATTCAGTCCATCTCTGCTGTGCTCTTCATCTACCTAGGCTGCATCACCAATGCAATCACCTTCGGGGGCCTCCTAGGGGATGCTACAGACAACTACCAG ggTGTGATGGAGAGTTTTTTGGGCACTGCACTAGCAGGAACTGTATTCTGCATGTTTGGCGGTCAGCCTCTAATTATTCTTAGCTCAACAGGCCCCATCCTCATCTTTGAGAAACTGCTTTATGAATTCAGCAA aaataATGCAATTGATTATATGGAACTTCGGCTGTGGATCGGAATGCACTCTTGCCTGCAGTGCATCCTCCTGGTTGCCACAGATGCCAGTTACATCATTAAGTATATGACCCGCTTCACCGAGGAGGGCTTCTCGAGCCTTATCTCCTTCATTTTCATCTCCGATGCCATTAAGAAGATGGTGGGATCCTTCAAATACTATCCCATTAACACTGATTTCAAACCAGACTACGTTACTGCCTACAAATGCGAGTGTGTGGCGCCAGACCTGA TCCCAGTGCCAGATAATACCTCTGCTCTTTTTGGT TTAAATGTAACAGCTCTGGACTGGACTCAGCTGAGTAAGAAGGAGTGTGTGAAGTATGGGGGCACACTGGTGGGAAAGTCATGCAAATTCGTCCCAGATCTTGCTCTCATGTCCTTCATCTTGTTTTTTGGGACCTACACTATGACCGTCACTCTGAAGAAGTTTAAGTTTAGTCGCTACTTTCCCACTAAG CTGAGGAAGTTGATTAGTGACTTCTCCATCTTCATGTCCATCATGACGTTTGTGGGGCTTGATATGCTTATAGGTTTGAAAACACCCAAACTTATAGTGCCCACAGAGTTCAAG CCCACACGCCCGGAGCGGGGTTGGTTTGTGATGCCATTTGGAAAGAATCCATGGTGGGTTTACGTGGCAAGCTCTGTTCCTGCTCTCCTTGTCACCATTCTCATCTTCATGGATCAGCAGATCAGTGCTGTCATCGTCAAccgcaaagaaaacaagttgaag AAAGGTTGTGGGTATCACCTGGACCTATTGTGGGTGGGCATTCTGATGGCAGTCTGCTCTTTTATGGGTCTGCCATGGTATGTGGCTGCCACTGTAATTTCCATCGCTCACATTGACTCACTAAAGATGGAGAGTGAATCTAGTGCTCCAGGGGAGCAACCGCAGTTCCTGGGAGTGAG AGAACAGAGACTGACAGGTATCCTGGTCTTTGTGCTGACGGGTGTCTCTATCTTCCTGGCTCCCGTCCTGCAG TTCATTCCTATGCCGGTCTTGTATGGAGTATTCCTCTACATGGGTGTTGCCTCTCTCAGTGGCATCCAG TTCTGGGACAGGATAAAACTGATCATGATGCCAGCGAAGCACCAGCCAGACTTTGCATACCTGCGTCACGTACCACTGAGGAGAGTCCACCTGTTTACACTGGTGCAGATTGTGTGCTTAGCTGTGCTTTGGATCCTCAAATCCACATTCCTCGCCATTATCTTCCCTATCATG ATTCTTGGTCTCATGGTGGTCCGTAAGATGTTGGACATGGTCTTCTCTCAACACGATCTGGCATGGCTGGATGATATCCTACCTGAgaaggaaaagaagaaaaaggaTGATGAAAAGAAGAATAAcaagaaggaaaaaaagaaaggcaAAGGAATAGAAGACAGTGAAGAAGAC GAAAAGTTCCATCCCTATTCAAACTGCTTGCCCAGTGATTCTGACTTGGATCACAG CATCACTCTGCACCTGAAGATCTCCTGTCCGCCGTCCCCGGCGATGCCAATGGTCAGAGGGATGTCGTGCCCCGTTCCCCAGGTGAAGATTGAGATGGAGTCAGACtatgatgacactgatattaACCCTAGAAGCAGACACAGAGAACACAGGGAACACAGGGAACACAGAGAACACAGAGAACACAGAGAACACAGAGACCACAGGGACATAAGCAGCGAAACTATATTATAA
- the slc4a5a gene encoding electrogenic sodium bicarbonate cotransporter 4 isoform X1, producing the protein MDHDRGMDNSRYRYEDEEDHQSVYIGVPAPRGYRRRRRRSSTSSRDADVERGLRHDHHRHGRYDCDDRDRYDLEAGSLDQPDHSLPPAINRTSEPLIVSPAAERLRYILGDEEETMPTPTLFTEMDTLQYEGDELEWKESARWVKFEEKVEEGGERWSKPHVSTLSLHSLFELRTCLQTGTVLLDLEGYSLPQIVDEIIEHQIEEGSIGPELRDKISFVLLRKHRHQTKKPIHRSFADLGKSGTGGTRSPARTPATSAANLYRSTEDLHTKQAANYGRLRHAQSRSMNDIADTPSTDQLKNKFMKKIPRDAEASNVLVGEVDFLEKPFVAFIRLAQATTLGGLTEVPVPTRFLFVLLGPPGKAKSYNEIGRAIATLMVDDLFSDVAYKARDREDLIAGIDEFLDEVIVLPPGEWDPKIRIEPPKKIPSADKRKSVFSLNELGQMNGTAGGGGNVSEDEEMPVPHELGEELAYTGRFCGGLFLDIKRKLSWYPSDFYEGFHIQSISAVLFIYLGCITNAITFGGLLGDATDNYQGVMESFLGTALAGTVFCMFGGQPLIILSSTGPILIFEKLLYEFSKNNAIDYMELRLWIGMHSCLQCILLVATDASYIIKYMTRFTEEGFSSLISFIFISDAIKKMVGSFKYYPINTDFKPDYVTAYKCECVAPDLIPVPDNTSALFGLNVTALDWTQLSKKECVKYGGTLVGKSCKFVPDLALMSFILFFGTYTMTVTLKKFKFSRYFPTKLRKLISDFSIFMSIMTFVGLDMLIGLKTPKLIVPTEFKPTRPERGWFVMPFGKNPWWVYVASSVPALLVTILIFMDQQISAVIVNRKENKLKKGCGYHLDLLWVGILMAVCSFMGLPWYVAATVISIAHIDSLKMESESSAPGEQPQFLGVREQRLTGILVFVLTGVSIFLAPVLQFIPMPVLYGVFLYMGVASLSGIQFWDRIKLIMMPAKHQPDFAYLRHVPLRRVHLFTLVQIVCLAVLWILKSTFLAIIFPIMILGLMVVRKMLDMVFSQHDLAWLDDILPEKEKKKKDDEKKNNKKEKKKGKGIEDSEEDEKFHPYSNCLPSDSDLDHSITLHLKISCPPSPAMPMVRGMSCPVPQVKIEMESDYDDTDINPRSRHREHREHREHREHREHREHRDHRDISSETIL; encoded by the exons TACATTTTAGGGGATGAGGAGGAGACCATGCCCACACCAACTCTGTTCACTGAAATGGACACACTGCAATACGAGGGAGATGAGCTGGAGTGGAAAGAATCAGCTAG GTGGGTGAAATTTGAAGAAAAGGTCGAGGAGGGTGGGGAGAGATGGAGCAAACCCCATGTTTCTACACTCTCCCTTCACAGCCTGTTTGAACTGCGGACATGCCTACAAACAGGCACCGTGCTGCTAGACCTGGAGGGTTACTCACTCCCACAGATAGTCG ATGAAATCATAGAGCATCAGATAGAGGAAGGGTCAATTGGTCCTGAACTGAGAGATAAAATCAGCTTTGTCTTGCTGAGAAAACACAGACACCAGACAAAGAAGCCCATCCATCGCTCCTTTGCCGATCTGGGCAAGTCTGGGACGGGAGGAA CTCGGAGCCCAGCCCGAACTCCTGCCACAAGTGCAGCAAATTTGTACCGCTCTACAGAAGATCTGCATACCAAACAAGCAGCCAACTATGGACGACTAC GCCATGCTCAAAGCAGAAGTATGAATGACATTGCAGATACACCAAGCACAGACCAG ctgaagaataaATTTATGAAGAAAATCCCCAGAGATGCAGAGGCATCAAATGTTCTGGTGGGAGAAGTGGATTTCTTAGAGAAACCCTTTGTTGCCTTTATTCGACTGGCTCAGGCCACCACTCTTGGGGGACTGACTGAAGTCCCAGTGCCCACCAG ATTCTTGTTTGTGCTACTTGGACCTCCTGGTAAAGCCAAATCTTACAATGAGATTGGCCGTGCAATTGCTACACTCATGGTGGACGAT CTCTTCAGTGATGTAGCATATAAAGCCAGGGACCGAGAGGATCTGATCGCTGGCATTGATGAGTTCCTGGACGAGGTTATCGTGCTTCCGCCTGGAGAATGGGACCCCAAAATTCGCATAGAACCTCCCAAAAAAATTCCATCAGCTGACAAAAG GAAGTCTGTGTTTTCCCTCAACGAGTTGGGTCAGATGAATGGGACAGCAGGTGGAGGGGGAAACGTTAGTGAGGATGAGGAGATGCCTGTGCCACATGAGCTTGGTGAAGAGCTGGCGTATACCGGGAG GTTCTGTGGTGGACTTTTCCTTGACATCAAGAGAAAGCTCTCCTGGTACCCCAGTGACTTCTATGAGGGCTTCCACATTCAGTCCATCTCTGCTGTGCTCTTCATCTACCTAGGCTGCATCACCAATGCAATCACCTTCGGGGGCCTCCTAGGGGATGCTACAGACAACTACCAG ggTGTGATGGAGAGTTTTTTGGGCACTGCACTAGCAGGAACTGTATTCTGCATGTTTGGCGGTCAGCCTCTAATTATTCTTAGCTCAACAGGCCCCATCCTCATCTTTGAGAAACTGCTTTATGAATTCAGCAA aaataATGCAATTGATTATATGGAACTTCGGCTGTGGATCGGAATGCACTCTTGCCTGCAGTGCATCCTCCTGGTTGCCACAGATGCCAGTTACATCATTAAGTATATGACCCGCTTCACCGAGGAGGGCTTCTCGAGCCTTATCTCCTTCATTTTCATCTCCGATGCCATTAAGAAGATGGTGGGATCCTTCAAATACTATCCCATTAACACTGATTTCAAACCAGACTACGTTACTGCCTACAAATGCGAGTGTGTGGCGCCAGACCTGA TCCCAGTGCCAGATAATACCTCTGCTCTTTTTGGT TTAAATGTAACAGCTCTGGACTGGACTCAGCTGAGTAAGAAGGAGTGTGTGAAGTATGGGGGCACACTGGTGGGAAAGTCATGCAAATTCGTCCCAGATCTTGCTCTCATGTCCTTCATCTTGTTTTTTGGGACCTACACTATGACCGTCACTCTGAAGAAGTTTAAGTTTAGTCGCTACTTTCCCACTAAG CTGAGGAAGTTGATTAGTGACTTCTCCATCTTCATGTCCATCATGACGTTTGTGGGGCTTGATATGCTTATAGGTTTGAAAACACCCAAACTTATAGTGCCCACAGAGTTCAAG CCCACACGCCCGGAGCGGGGTTGGTTTGTGATGCCATTTGGAAAGAATCCATGGTGGGTTTACGTGGCAAGCTCTGTTCCTGCTCTCCTTGTCACCATTCTCATCTTCATGGATCAGCAGATCAGTGCTGTCATCGTCAAccgcaaagaaaacaagttgaag AAAGGTTGTGGGTATCACCTGGACCTATTGTGGGTGGGCATTCTGATGGCAGTCTGCTCTTTTATGGGTCTGCCATGGTATGTGGCTGCCACTGTAATTTCCATCGCTCACATTGACTCACTAAAGATGGAGAGTGAATCTAGTGCTCCAGGGGAGCAACCGCAGTTCCTGGGAGTGAG AGAACAGAGACTGACAGGTATCCTGGTCTTTGTGCTGACGGGTGTCTCTATCTTCCTGGCTCCCGTCCTGCAG TTCATTCCTATGCCGGTCTTGTATGGAGTATTCCTCTACATGGGTGTTGCCTCTCTCAGTGGCATCCAG TTCTGGGACAGGATAAAACTGATCATGATGCCAGCGAAGCACCAGCCAGACTTTGCATACCTGCGTCACGTACCACTGAGGAGAGTCCACCTGTTTACACTGGTGCAGATTGTGTGCTTAGCTGTGCTTTGGATCCTCAAATCCACATTCCTCGCCATTATCTTCCCTATCATG ATTCTTGGTCTCATGGTGGTCCGTAAGATGTTGGACATGGTCTTCTCTCAACACGATCTGGCATGGCTGGATGATATCCTACCTGAgaaggaaaagaagaaaaaggaTGATGAAAAGAAGAATAAcaagaaggaaaaaaagaaaggcaAAGGAATAGAAGACAGTGAAGAAGAC GAAAAGTTCCATCCCTATTCAAACTGCTTGCCCAGTGATTCTGACTTGGATCACAG CATCACTCTGCACCTGAAGATCTCCTGTCCGCCGTCCCCGGCGATGCCAATGGTCAGAGGGATGTCGTGCCCCGTTCCCCAGGTGAAGATTGAGATGGAGTCAGACtatgatgacactgatattaACCCTAGAAGCAGACACAGAGAACACAGGGAACACAGGGAACACAGAGAACACAGAGAACACAGAGAACACAGAGACCACAGGGACATAAGCAGCGAAACTATATTATAA
- the ogfod2 gene encoding 2-oxoglutarate and iron-dependent oxygenase domain-containing protein 2 isoform X1 gives MTSSGFTMKRFYTCSCFFTDNIFLEEYKLHVRFVSENQFRKDYESILRSLGCVSRSQVNDVLRKINVEIKRRHNHTLESAKRAAIIQEIYKPLHQHVYHLQESFLAPELLQIVKYVGSSEANMEGLMNLIQTEAAPGVYRFPVFTKEFCKDLIEELEHFEQSEAPKGRPNTMNNYGILLNELGFDESFITPLRELYLHPLTALLYSDCGGSSLDSQKAFVVKYAMGEDLDLSYHYDNAEVTLNVSLGKEFMEGNLFFGAMRQVPLSETECVEVEHHVTEGLLHRGQHMHGALPISSGARWNLIIWMRASHERNKLCPMCGKRPTLVESEGYSDGFTMDPDDSTRNMSCSLP, from the exons ATGACATCAAGTGGTTTCACAATGAAGAGATTTTACACATGCAGTTGCTTTTTTACCGACAACATTTTTCTTGAAGAATACAAACTTCATGTTCGATTCGTCTCGGAGAATCAGTTTAGGAAGGACTATGAAAGT ATCCTTAGATCCCTTGGTTGTGTGTCTAGATCTCAAGTCAACGACGTGCTTAGAAAG ATTAATGTAGAAATCAAGAGAAGGCATAATCATACATTGGAATCAGCAAAGAGAGCAGCTATCATCCAGGAGATTTATAAACCTCTACATCAGCATGTTTATCATCTACAG GAATCATTTCTGGCCCCAGAGCTTTTACAGATTGTTAAATATGTTGGTTCAAGTGAAGCAAACATGGAGGGACTGATGAATCTTATCCAGACAGAGGCAG CTCCAGGAGTCTACCGATTTCCAGTGTTCACAAAGGAGTTCTGCAAGGACCTCATAGAGGAGCTggagcattttgaacagtctgAGGCACCAAAGGGCAGGCCAAACACCATGAACAATTATGGG attcTACTTAATGAACTTGGCTTTGATGAAAGCTTCATCACCCCACTAAGGGAGCTCTATCTGCATCCACTCACAGCTCTGCTGTACAGTGATTGTGGAGGAAGCTCTTTGGATAGTCAAAAAGCTTTTGTGGTGAAGTATGCAATGGGAGAAGACTTGGATCTTAGCTATCATTATGACAATGCTGAAGTGACTCTCAATGTATCACTGGGGAAAGAGTTCATGGAGGGGAACCTGTTCTTTGGAGCCATGAGACAG GTGCCTCTAAGTGAGACCGAGTGTGTGGAGGTGGAGCATCACGTAACTGAGGGTCTGCTCCACAGGGGCCAGCACATGCATGGAGCTTTGCCTATTTCCTCAGGCGCACGCTGGAACCTGATTATATGGATGCGAGCTTCACATGAAAGGAACAAACTCTGTCCCATGTGTGGTAAGAGACCAACACTCGTAGAGAGTGAGGGATACAGTGATGGCTTCACCATGGATCCTGATGACTCTACCAGGAACATGTCATGTTCTTTACCATGA
- the ogfod2 gene encoding 2-oxoglutarate and iron-dependent oxygenase domain-containing protein 2 isoform X2: MFDSSRRISLGRTMKVSQVNDVLRKINVEIKRRHNHTLESAKRAAIIQEIYKPLHQHVYHLQESFLAPELLQIVKYVGSSEANMEGLMNLIQTEAAPGVYRFPVFTKEFCKDLIEELEHFEQSEAPKGRPNTMNNYGILLNELGFDESFITPLRELYLHPLTALLYSDCGGSSLDSQKAFVVKYAMGEDLDLSYHYDNAEVTLNVSLGKEFMEGNLFFGAMRQVPLSETECVEVEHHVTEGLLHRGQHMHGALPISSGARWNLIIWMRASHERNKLCPMCGKRPTLVESEGYSDGFTMDPDDSTRNMSCSLP; the protein is encoded by the exons ATGTTCGATTCGTCTCGGAGAATCAGTTTAGGAAGGACTATGAAAGT ATCTCAAGTCAACGACGTGCTTAGAAAG ATTAATGTAGAAATCAAGAGAAGGCATAATCATACATTGGAATCAGCAAAGAGAGCAGCTATCATCCAGGAGATTTATAAACCTCTACATCAGCATGTTTATCATCTACAG GAATCATTTCTGGCCCCAGAGCTTTTACAGATTGTTAAATATGTTGGTTCAAGTGAAGCAAACATGGAGGGACTGATGAATCTTATCCAGACAGAGGCAG CTCCAGGAGTCTACCGATTTCCAGTGTTCACAAAGGAGTTCTGCAAGGACCTCATAGAGGAGCTggagcattttgaacagtctgAGGCACCAAAGGGCAGGCCAAACACCATGAACAATTATGGG attcTACTTAATGAACTTGGCTTTGATGAAAGCTTCATCACCCCACTAAGGGAGCTCTATCTGCATCCACTCACAGCTCTGCTGTACAGTGATTGTGGAGGAAGCTCTTTGGATAGTCAAAAAGCTTTTGTGGTGAAGTATGCAATGGGAGAAGACTTGGATCTTAGCTATCATTATGACAATGCTGAAGTGACTCTCAATGTATCACTGGGGAAAGAGTTCATGGAGGGGAACCTGTTCTTTGGAGCCATGAGACAG GTGCCTCTAAGTGAGACCGAGTGTGTGGAGGTGGAGCATCACGTAACTGAGGGTCTGCTCCACAGGGGCCAGCACATGCATGGAGCTTTGCCTATTTCCTCAGGCGCACGCTGGAACCTGATTATATGGATGCGAGCTTCACATGAAAGGAACAAACTCTGTCCCATGTGTGGTAAGAGACCAACACTCGTAGAGAGTGAGGGATACAGTGATGGCTTCACCATGGATCCTGATGACTCTACCAGGAACATGTCATGTTCTTTACCATGA